Proteins encoded by one window of Mycolicibacterium cosmeticum:
- a CDS encoding nuclear transport factor 2 family protein — MTVSALVPPFTDESATAKVRAGENLWNTRDPQRVALGYTQDSWWRNRSTFLRGRDQIVDFLAGKWASEHDYRLIKELWAHGESRIAVRFAYEYHDETGQWFRAYGNENWEFAPDGLMKTRHASINDVRITDSARLFHWDSAGSRPADHPGLTELGL; from the coding sequence ATGACGGTATCCGCACTGGTGCCTCCTTTCACCGACGAGTCCGCGACCGCGAAAGTCCGCGCCGGCGAGAACCTCTGGAACACCCGCGATCCCCAGCGCGTCGCTCTGGGCTATACGCAGGACAGCTGGTGGCGAAACCGCTCCACCTTCCTTCGGGGCAGAGATCAGATCGTCGATTTCCTCGCGGGCAAATGGGCCTCCGAACACGACTACCGGCTGATCAAAGAACTCTGGGCGCACGGTGAGAGCCGTATTGCCGTCCGGTTCGCCTATGAGTATCACGACGAGACCGGCCAGTGGTTCCGCGCATACGGCAACGAGAACTGGGAGTTCGCTCCAGACGGCTTGATGAAGACCAGGCACGCCAGCATCAACGACGTCCGCATCACCGACTCTGCCCGCCTCTTCCACTGGGACAGTGCGGGGTCACGGCCCGCCGACCATCCTGGCCTCACGGAACTCGGGCTGTGA
- a CDS encoding NADP-dependent oxidoreductase, which produces MKAVGLTEYGGPEVLKLVEVPVPATGARQIRIRVHAATVNPGDTLLRSGDLDEQLRSGPLRPPFIPGMEAAGVVDEIGPEARTDLHVGDRVMTIVMPIDATGGAYAEYLVVAPDQVTLAPAGSAHAAAATLPMNGLTARLALDMLNLHPGQTLAVTGAAGAVGGYTIQLAKADGLRVIADAAPADETLVADLGADQIVTRGPGVGERIRQWWPGGVDAVVDGSLQGVDVVPALRDGGQLATVRGWELRGGPDPRADRDITVREVFVPEYTHAHAKLDELRMLAEKGLLTLRVGRTYPAAEAAEAHRAIQSGGIRGRIVLTFD; this is translated from the coding sequence ATGAAAGCCGTCGGCCTCACCGAGTACGGCGGACCTGAGGTCCTCAAGCTGGTCGAAGTGCCGGTACCCGCAACCGGGGCACGGCAGATTCGCATCCGCGTGCATGCCGCCACGGTCAATCCGGGCGACACCTTGTTGCGCTCCGGAGACCTGGACGAACAGTTGCGCTCCGGGCCGTTGCGTCCGCCGTTCATCCCCGGCATGGAAGCCGCCGGCGTCGTGGACGAGATCGGACCCGAGGCGCGGACCGACCTGCACGTCGGTGACCGCGTGATGACCATCGTCATGCCGATTGACGCCACTGGCGGGGCGTACGCAGAGTACTTGGTGGTGGCCCCGGATCAAGTCACGCTCGCCCCCGCGGGCAGCGCCCACGCGGCTGCGGCGACATTGCCGATGAACGGTCTCACCGCGCGCCTCGCTCTGGACATGCTGAACCTGCACCCCGGCCAAACGCTTGCCGTCACGGGCGCGGCCGGCGCGGTGGGTGGGTACACCATCCAGCTGGCCAAGGCCGACGGGTTGCGCGTGATCGCCGACGCCGCCCCCGCCGACGAGACGCTGGTGGCGGACTTGGGCGCCGACCAGATCGTCACGCGCGGTCCCGGGGTGGGAGAACGCATCCGCCAGTGGTGGCCCGGCGGGGTCGACGCAGTTGTCGACGGTTCGTTGCAGGGGGTGGACGTGGTGCCCGCACTGCGCGACGGCGGACAACTCGCCACGGTCCGCGGCTGGGAACTGCGCGGCGGCCCGGACCCCCGTGCGGACCGCGATATCACCGTCCGGGAGGTCTTCGTCCCGGAGTACACCCACGCCCACGCCAAACTCGACGAGCTCCGCATGCTGGCCGAGAAAGGGCTGCTGACGTTGCGGGTGGGGCGAACCTATCCGGCTGCCGAGGCTGCCGAAGCCCATCGCGCCATCCAGTCCGGCGGCATCCGCGGCCGGATCGTGCTGACCTTCGACTGA
- a CDS encoding HD domain-containing protein, producing the protein MSATVDLMKTMGVDTAGAGPGIMSAAAAHIQEVVHPEIYHHSVRTFLLGRQAALRDGVPNLDTEALCLAALFHDAGTADRYNGPARFEVEGADAAAAFLSRHGWSAAKIDSVWEAIALHTTPGIPQRRGPIAHYLRRGVEIEFGPAALRAAFASPIAEAEKRFPRDRLEEILQTLVIEQALQQPAKARAPSWAADLVRQHRPGHPGINPGF; encoded by the coding sequence ATGAGTGCCACCGTGGACCTGATGAAGACGATGGGAGTCGACACCGCCGGAGCCGGCCCCGGCATCATGTCTGCCGCTGCCGCACACATTCAGGAAGTCGTGCATCCGGAGATCTACCACCACAGCGTCCGGACGTTTCTGCTCGGACGGCAGGCGGCCCTGCGGGATGGAGTGCCGAATCTCGACACCGAGGCACTGTGTCTCGCAGCGCTTTTCCATGACGCGGGGACGGCGGATCGGTACAACGGCCCCGCGCGGTTCGAGGTGGAGGGCGCCGATGCCGCCGCTGCGTTCCTGAGCCGGCACGGTTGGAGCGCCGCGAAGATCGACTCCGTCTGGGAAGCGATAGCCCTGCACACCACACCGGGCATTCCCCAGCGCCGGGGTCCCATAGCTCACTACCTACGCCGCGGTGTCGAGATCGAGTTCGGCCCAGCGGCGTTACGCGCCGCGTTTGCTTCTCCCATCGCGGAGGCAGAGAAGCGGTTTCCCCGCGACCGCCTAGAAGAGATCTTGCAGACCTTGGTCATCGAACAGGCTCTGCAACAACCGGCCAAAGCCCGCGCGCCGTCCTGGGCGGCAGATCTTGTCCGACAGCACCGACCGGGACATCCCGGAATCAATCCCGGCTTCTGA
- a CDS encoding nitroreductase/quinone reductase family protein, whose amino-acid sequence MTEAFDFDAMNRQVISEFRANGGTAGGVFEGKPLVLVHHIGAKSGKERIAPLVPLIEGDRIYIFASKGGADTNPDWFHNLVAHPEVTVEWKTETFPVTARVLEGAERDAIYAKQTAVEPQFGDYQRNTTRVIPVVELVRRPA is encoded by the coding sequence ATGACAGAAGCATTCGATTTCGACGCGATGAACCGTCAGGTGATCAGCGAGTTCCGGGCCAACGGCGGCACCGCGGGCGGCGTGTTCGAAGGCAAGCCGCTGGTGCTGGTGCACCACATCGGCGCGAAGTCCGGCAAGGAACGCATCGCTCCGCTGGTCCCCCTGATCGAGGGCGACCGCATCTACATCTTCGCCAGCAAGGGCGGCGCCGACACCAACCCCGACTGGTTCCACAACCTCGTCGCGCATCCCGAGGTGACCGTCGAGTGGAAGACCGAGACCTTCCCGGTGACGGCGCGGGTGCTCGAGGGCGCCGAGCGCGACGCCATCTATGCCAAGCAGACCGCCGTCGAGCCGCAGTTCGGTGACTACCAGCGCAACACCACGCGGGTGATTCCGGTGGTCGAGCTGGTCCGGCGTCCGGCGTAG
- a CDS encoding DUF485 domain-containing protein, translated as MPTTDSPPAPTGAEFLHMQDSPEFQELRSKLRRFVFPMTAFFLVWYGLYVVLGAFAHDFMATKVFGNVNVGLLLGLGQFVTTFLITGIYVRFANRELDPRAAAIRSELEGPAK; from the coding sequence GTGCCCACAACCGACAGTCCGCCCGCCCCCACGGGCGCCGAGTTCCTGCACATGCAGGACAGTCCCGAGTTCCAGGAGTTGCGCAGCAAGCTGCGTCGGTTCGTCTTCCCGATGACGGCGTTCTTCCTCGTCTGGTACGGGCTGTACGTGGTGCTCGGCGCCTTCGCCCACGACTTCATGGCCACCAAGGTGTTCGGCAACGTCAACGTCGGGTTGCTGCTCGGCCTGGGGCAGTTCGTCACCACCTTCCTCATCACCGGCATCTACGTCCGGTTCGCCAACCGTGAGCTGGATCCGCGGGCCGCGGCCATCCGGTCCGAGCTGGAAGGCCCGGCGAAGTGA